The proteins below are encoded in one region of Sphingobacterium sp. R2:
- a CDS encoding AraC family transcriptional regulator: protein MLNYHLALKWITFCAGNVKVCGSHVEQQGFLFKLWRVTNYTIQVKNNEKFVFTLLQSKGGIHLIDQKKYPLESYQIHLIFPGQSSSFSCMEETTAYQFKLSRQNFEKLCLSLPINMTLLRHNPIIDITEYQFEKLRTDLQQIGSELSRIQPLFPLLGKRASISLEEISRILMDRMGYPQSTSLSVTLNKFLELIELHYKEQHDVAYYADALNMTENALRKLTKYHMSVAPLKLIHRRLLKEAMHLLSTAPNPIKTTMIELGFQDLSTFSHFFKKQKKMSPSAYQQLFFPSKNS, encoded by the coding sequence GTGCTAAATTATCATCTCGCATTAAAATGGATTACATTCTGTGCAGGAAATGTAAAAGTTTGCGGTTCACACGTAGAACAGCAAGGCTTTTTATTCAAATTATGGAGAGTTACAAATTATACCATTCAAGTTAAGAATAATGAAAAATTTGTATTTACGTTATTGCAATCAAAAGGTGGTATTCATCTCATTGACCAGAAAAAGTATCCGTTAGAAAGCTATCAAATTCATTTAATTTTTCCAGGACAGTCAAGTTCCTTTTCTTGTATGGAAGAGACTACTGCTTATCAGTTTAAACTCTCTAGACAAAATTTCGAAAAGCTATGTCTTAGCCTTCCTATCAATATGACGTTACTAAGGCATAACCCTATAATAGACATCACAGAATATCAATTTGAAAAACTACGTACCGATTTACAACAAATAGGATCGGAACTTTCTCGAATTCAACCGCTATTTCCACTTTTAGGGAAGCGTGCATCAATTAGCTTAGAGGAAATTAGTCGTATTCTGATGGATCGGATGGGATATCCCCAATCGACATCCCTTTCAGTAACTTTAAATAAATTCCTGGAGTTGATCGAGCTACATTACAAGGAGCAACATGATGTTGCCTATTATGCAGATGCGCTTAATATGACTGAAAACGCACTTAGGAAGCTCACTAAATACCATATGAGTGTTGCGCCACTTAAATTGATACACCGGCGCTTATTAAAAGAAGCTATGCATCTCCTAAGCACTGCGCCCAATCCGATCAAGACGACTATGATTGAACTCGGGTTTCAAGACTTGTCTACATTCTCGCATTTTTTCAAGAAACAAAAAAAAATGTCTCCATCAGCATATCAACAACTATTCTTCCCGTCTAAAAATTCTTAA
- a CDS encoding alpha/beta hydrolase family protein, producing MPKIHLLDYFPPKLISIKRITFYVLLSLMFLYVVTYSQIAKAQNSDWLTKDILFKSEDIQLAGSILQPTHPRAAIVLVHGSGQEKRMTDFASFLARNGIAVFTYDKRGVGKSKGIYAGPEVGTNNIDSANLNLLAKDAQAAVKTFHQQLHNPNIPIGLLGFSQAGWIIPLTANKNPLVDFFVLYSGAVIPAREQLRFQFFTNGRKDFWDKHTETEARHHVMNDPDRYQFINTDPVTSLKTTAVPGLWLFGSQDIQIPVGLSIERLNALKAQGKPFEYCLFPTLDHNTSLSASAEPSDIALQWIKSRTKRKFTPSPLEQENHKNTKILGVHKN from the coding sequence ATGCCTAAGATCCATTTATTAGACTATTTTCCGCCGAAGCTCATTTCGATAAAACGGATCACATTCTATGTGCTGCTATCGTTGATGTTTCTATATGTTGTGACCTATTCACAGATTGCGAAAGCCCAAAATTCAGATTGGCTAACAAAAGATATCCTATTTAAGAGTGAGGACATTCAATTGGCAGGTTCCATACTTCAGCCAACACATCCCCGTGCGGCCATTGTCCTCGTTCACGGTTCCGGTCAAGAGAAAAGGATGACGGATTTCGCCTCATTTTTAGCTCGAAATGGTATTGCTGTATTTACCTATGACAAACGTGGGGTAGGAAAATCGAAGGGAATTTATGCCGGCCCTGAGGTTGGTACAAATAATATTGACTCCGCTAACCTCAATCTGCTTGCAAAAGATGCACAAGCAGCTGTAAAAACGTTCCATCAACAACTACACAACCCGAATATTCCAATCGGACTGCTAGGATTTAGTCAAGCGGGCTGGATCATTCCATTGACGGCCAACAAAAATCCATTGGTCGACTTTTTTGTCTTGTATAGTGGTGCAGTAATTCCTGCGCGTGAACAGCTCCGATTTCAGTTCTTTACAAATGGAAGAAAAGACTTTTGGGATAAACATACGGAGACTGAGGCTCGTCATCATGTGATGAATGATCCAGACCGTTATCAATTTATCAATACCGATCCAGTCACATCACTAAAAACGACAGCTGTACCAGGACTTTGGCTGTTCGGGTCGCAAGATATCCAAATACCGGTAGGCTTATCGATAGAACGCCTCAATGCATTGAAAGCTCAGGGAAAACCTTTCGAGTATTGCCTATTCCCTACATTAGATCACAACACTAGTCTTTCAGCATCGGCTGAACCAAGCGACATTGCACTTCAATGGATTAAGAGCAGGACTAAACGCAAATTCACTCCTTCTCCTCTCGAACAAGAAAATCATAAGAATACCAAAATTTTAGGTGTCCATAAGAATTGA
- a CDS encoding copper amine oxidase, with translation MNKHIKTSLLLMLGLVSCKVGFAQKNDLSSVSKKIVSANKGDIVLLEDFLKTDFPKLPYTKTVLPGPQYIISDDPEYIRVPEAIALQETVDPGAVRLYVYNVNGVKEPQKMPRKISAVIKNLGHENMHFRMLKYASQKPSSNYFEIGKKGLEDYFLSAVNNQVKVLKPGEVMAIDEKLEKQLVQYDELVHGFYEFVVDQPAQIAVIQFAPNESGPKVFPRIKTLIPHSHANAGRGIFPISNYQINPKDTLDTKKGAVQLIVADGQGDPWITGTIGAKKEFAKNAGNYGVLYKTKIKWKSTDGKGLALVSWNSRSGDNQWCGGMGLTMELVGQDGQKTVMQYPKNALITKGYPEAILIETYWPDPKKEIQEIEFTYSPPGASCLPTPLIFVPIDPKK, from the coding sequence ATGAACAAGCACATCAAAACAAGCTTATTGTTGATGTTAGGTTTAGTTTCGTGTAAAGTTGGATTTGCACAAAAAAATGATTTAAGTAGCGTGTCCAAAAAGATTGTAAGCGCAAATAAAGGCGATATCGTCTTATTGGAGGATTTTCTAAAAACGGACTTTCCCAAGTTGCCTTACACAAAGACCGTATTACCGGGGCCGCAGTATATCATATCTGATGATCCCGAGTATATCCGTGTTCCGGAAGCCATTGCACTACAGGAGACGGTTGATCCCGGAGCAGTTAGGTTGTATGTCTATAACGTCAATGGTGTTAAAGAACCTCAAAAAATGCCCCGTAAGATTTCGGCGGTCATAAAAAACCTGGGGCATGAAAATATGCATTTTCGCATGTTGAAGTATGCTTCACAAAAACCGAGTTCAAACTATTTTGAAATTGGAAAGAAAGGGCTTGAGGACTACTTTTTATCTGCTGTAAACAATCAGGTGAAAGTGCTTAAACCGGGGGAAGTGATGGCTATCGATGAAAAACTGGAAAAACAGCTGGTACAATACGATGAACTTGTCCATGGATTCTATGAATTTGTGGTAGACCAGCCGGCGCAGATTGCTGTCATACAATTTGCTCCAAATGAGTCTGGCCCAAAAGTGTTTCCGCGGATAAAGACGTTGATTCCACATAGTCACGCAAACGCTGGGCGTGGTATTTTTCCAATTTCCAATTATCAGATTAATCCGAAAGATACGCTTGATACCAAAAAAGGAGCAGTGCAGCTGATTGTTGCCGACGGACAGGGCGATCCATGGATCACGGGAACGATTGGTGCGAAAAAGGAATTTGCCAAGAATGCCGGAAACTACGGTGTGCTGTATAAAACAAAGATTAAATGGAAGAGTACAGACGGAAAAGGATTGGCTTTGGTCAGCTGGAACAGTCGATCTGGTGACAACCAATGGTGTGGTGGTATGGGGCTGACAATGGAACTTGTGGGGCAAGATGGTCAAAAGACAGTGATGCAATATCCCAAAAATGCGCTGATTACAAAAGGTTATCCAGAGGCAATTCTCATCGAAACTTATTGGCCCGACCCGAAGAAGGAAATACAGGAAATAGAATTTACCTATTCTCCTCCGGGAGCTTCCTGCCTACCGACCCCATTAATTTTTGTACCTATTGATCCGAAGAAATAA
- a CDS encoding DUF5018 domain-containing protein: MDKIKFYSLWACAILLGGCQKPNYLERNVKNQLMDFYATIDGKGQDRLFLSTISNDTVYLHVDYYYPIDSDNEVDLSRLMLRASVPADAQVTPGLNGFTDLTAPKKITVTAGNGDAKDYVVIAEKKGNTDISGIKITFKDSEQKENEVEGILNGNTVTFYVVPGMDLSQSTLSYVINKHSSGSIASGAQVNLANGAEVPLTISGAGNIKRQLKLVVKEPVKLEKGVGINRRLFLKKAADLGFTANSETSCFVSGDYLVIVSRTSPSVFKVYNRFTGAYSHNLTNPFPAGRLIFQGVSDEKGRFMLGTYTPNGQSFVLYKYRDVFDTSPAKLLDLPYSKPAAVAAGDGNIGRKLNWVGDLDGNGQLLASVATSRYLLRWTVENGQIKSTAADVLEYKDGATSLGFLPEYLPLGVGANAELIASTNAELAYVSGSTWGRLAAFPAITGTAMNGGIAFQRFNNADILAQVKLFGSNEIGQMYVYDISDRARIGTTLSSPTYNQLRVYESELFTGGTNGNATSDICMGTSENGQRLQVYMLTTFGYLVAQEFTIYADSN, from the coding sequence ATGGACAAAATAAAATTTTACAGTTTATGGGCCTGTGCGATCCTTTTGGGAGGATGTCAAAAACCTAATTATCTGGAGCGGAATGTGAAAAATCAATTGATGGATTTTTACGCTACGATTGATGGGAAAGGGCAAGATCGGCTCTTCTTGAGTACGATCAGCAATGATACGGTGTATTTGCACGTAGATTATTATTATCCGATCGATTCGGACAATGAAGTAGATCTTTCGCGACTGATGTTACGCGCTTCCGTTCCGGCTGATGCCCAGGTGACGCCGGGATTAAATGGATTTACAGACTTGACGGCACCCAAGAAAATTACTGTCACCGCGGGAAACGGTGACGCAAAGGATTATGTGGTTATTGCCGAGAAGAAAGGCAATACAGATATTTCAGGAATCAAAATTACATTTAAAGATAGCGAACAAAAGGAAAATGAGGTTGAGGGGATCTTAAATGGGAATACGGTGACGTTTTATGTGGTGCCGGGTATGGATCTTTCACAATCTACGCTGAGTTACGTTATTAATAAACATTCCAGTGGTTCTATAGCAAGCGGAGCTCAGGTCAATTTAGCAAACGGTGCAGAAGTACCACTGACGATTTCTGGAGCCGGAAATATCAAGCGGCAGCTCAAATTGGTTGTCAAAGAACCTGTCAAACTTGAAAAAGGGGTGGGCATTAACCGGCGCTTGTTCCTGAAGAAAGCGGCAGACTTGGGCTTCACTGCAAATAGTGAAACGTCCTGTTTTGTGAGTGGCGACTACTTGGTGATTGTGAGCCGGACTTCACCATCTGTATTTAAGGTATACAACCGTTTCACAGGAGCTTATTCCCATAACCTAACAAATCCTTTCCCGGCAGGTCGTTTGATCTTCCAAGGCGTGAGCGATGAAAAAGGACGATTTATGTTAGGAACTTATACGCCGAATGGACAGAGCTTTGTGCTGTACAAATACAGAGATGTTTTTGATACCAGTCCTGCCAAGCTATTGGATCTACCTTATAGCAAACCTGCTGCGGTAGCTGCCGGCGATGGCAATATCGGTCGTAAACTTAACTGGGTAGGGGATTTGGACGGAAACGGTCAGTTACTCGCTTCGGTTGCAACCAGTCGTTACCTCCTGCGTTGGACAGTCGAAAATGGCCAGATAAAATCTACCGCTGCCGATGTCCTGGAATATAAGGATGGTGCGACATCATTGGGCTTCCTTCCGGAATATCTTCCTTTAGGGGTCGGCGCTAACGCCGAACTGATCGCGAGCACTAACGCCGAACTTGCTTATGTTTCGGGAAGTACCTGGGGGCGGCTAGCAGCATTCCCGGCAATTACCGGTACTGCTATGAATGGTGGTATCGCCTTTCAGCGTTTTAACAACGCAGATATTTTGGCTCAGGTCAAATTGTTCGGAAGCAATGAGATTGGTCAGATGTATGTTTATGATATTAGCGATCGAGCCCGCATTGGTACCACACTGAGTTCACCGACCTATAACCAATTACGTGTTTATGAGTCCGAGCTGTTTACTGGCGGTACCAATGGTAATGCAACCAGCGACATCTGTATGGGAACTTCAGAAAATGGACAAAGGCTTCAGGTGTATATGTTGACGACCTTTGGTTATCTCGTTGCGCAGGAGTTTACAATTTATGCCGATTCAAATTAA
- a CDS encoding RagB/SusD family nutrient uptake outer membrane protein, producing the protein MKTTLYTSCRQLSFLGLLFMALQGCSVDLIPQDRIAEEKVWADPNSAELYVSGIYAEFKKFQFGQFPNLGYDNAMDALADGMKFTSNTAGNGTVNILVSNSNQFSSASVGLNYWASGYERIRRINEMINGINTKSSLSDAQKQVYEAEGRFVRAYAYFWLVKIHGSVILFKSMDQYTEKDHERSSEEAVYDFILEDLQYAVDHLPLNNLAGRATQGAAYTLMARVGLYAGSIAKYDLKQFNQDPLTGISQARSAEYFKKSADAAQKVIDMANGGLYALDDNFASIFTNKNTKEAIFRIDFAAPDVTHQYDLGYAPPRDAPGNTLVYGVPTAELVNEFEMADGSKFSWQNAAQAVAPYTNREPRFYATILYNGATWKGRTLNTSTTDAIEGFTTFGASGDPKRTVTGYYVRKMLDPTNTTFVQNKSTQSWIEMRYAEVLLIMAEAKAQLGDFATATTYINQLRQKRGLNALSLANNNQAMAAVEHERKVELAFEGHRFWDLRRWRKAHLLLDNVKFTGHKISPNATGLTYEVVSADATERSFSTKLYYLPIPENEVQLNSALTQIKGW; encoded by the coding sequence ATGAAAACAACTCTATATACCAGCTGTCGGCAGCTTTCATTTTTAGGCCTGTTGTTTATGGCGTTGCAAGGTTGTTCTGTCGATCTAATTCCACAGGACCGGATCGCAGAAGAGAAAGTATGGGCTGACCCCAATTCGGCCGAACTATATGTGTCGGGTATCTATGCTGAATTTAAAAAATTCCAGTTTGGTCAATTTCCCAATTTAGGCTATGACAATGCAATGGATGCTTTAGCCGATGGAATGAAATTTACCTCAAATACGGCTGGGAATGGTACCGTCAATATTCTTGTATCCAACTCAAACCAGTTTTCTTCCGCAAGTGTGGGCCTGAATTATTGGGCGAGCGGATATGAACGTATCCGTCGTATCAATGAAATGATCAATGGGATTAACACCAAGTCCAGCCTTTCCGATGCTCAAAAACAGGTTTATGAGGCTGAGGGCAGGTTCGTGAGAGCATATGCTTATTTCTGGCTGGTAAAGATCCATGGAAGCGTGATTCTATTCAAGAGTATGGATCAGTATACTGAAAAAGATCACGAACGCTCGAGTGAGGAAGCCGTTTATGATTTTATCCTGGAGGATCTCCAATATGCGGTGGATCATCTTCCGCTCAACAATCTTGCTGGCCGGGCTACCCAGGGCGCGGCCTATACCTTGATGGCACGTGTAGGACTGTATGCAGGCTCTATTGCTAAATATGATCTCAAGCAGTTCAATCAGGATCCTTTGACGGGCATTTCACAGGCGAGGAGCGCGGAGTATTTTAAAAAATCAGCCGATGCAGCGCAAAAAGTCATCGATATGGCTAATGGGGGACTCTATGCCTTGGACGATAATTTTGCAAGCATTTTTACCAATAAAAATACAAAGGAAGCAATCTTTCGAATAGATTTTGCAGCACCTGATGTCACGCATCAATACGACCTGGGCTATGCCCCACCTCGAGATGCTCCGGGTAATACATTGGTTTATGGTGTGCCAACGGCTGAATTGGTCAATGAATTTGAAATGGCTGACGGATCCAAATTCTCCTGGCAGAATGCTGCGCAGGCAGTGGCTCCCTATACAAATCGTGAACCTCGTTTCTATGCGACGATCTTGTACAATGGTGCAACCTGGAAAGGAAGAACACTGAATACGTCGACGACCGATGCGATAGAAGGATTTACAACATTTGGCGCGAGTGGCGACCCCAAACGTACCGTTACGGGATACTATGTACGCAAAATGCTTGATCCTACAAATACCACATTCGTTCAAAATAAGAGTACACAAAGCTGGATCGAAATGCGCTATGCAGAGGTCTTGTTGATTATGGCGGAAGCGAAAGCGCAATTGGGCGATTTTGCGACTGCAACTACCTACATCAATCAGCTTCGCCAGAAGCGTGGACTTAATGCCCTTAGTCTTGCCAACAATAATCAGGCAATGGCTGCAGTGGAGCACGAGCGCAAAGTTGAACTGGCTTTTGAGGGACATCGTTTCTGGGATTTGCGCCGTTGGAGAAAAGCTCACCTCCTGTTGGATAATGTGAAGTTTACAGGGCATAAGATCAGTCCGAACGCAACAGGATTAACGTATGAAGTTGTCTCAGCAGACGCAACCGAAAGAAGTTTCAGTACAAAATTATATTATCTGCCCATACCTGAAAATGAAGTGCAGCTGAACAGCGCTTTGACTCAAATTAAAGGTTGGTAA
- a CDS encoding SusC/RagA family TonB-linked outer membrane protein: MKPTHVKRRYLFKALGLLIVFMQSAISFAQSIVNGTIRNRDEQPISGATVKVVGTSVTTRTDQKGSFTVQVDQLPAELQVSYIGYLSQSRKITVAGTQSFVLQSDERQIDEVVVVAYGTQKKNNVVGSVVQIGGDQLKKAPSMNLTNALVGRVPGLTALQQSGRPGADNATLYLRGVGTYGGNRSPLVIVDDIERPLSTLAYLDPSEIETISFLKDAVSTAAYGVQAANGIILVKTKNGRKEQTKVTYDFGYSIGQNTRFPKFLNGPDYMNWYNKGTELDNDFLRNTKQTESPYIYTQELIDAVANGTNTNPLFGNTDWIGLLADNNSYSQHHAATISGGASKTQYFASVSHMNQDGVIDNTNFKRYNIRTNLKSELNEYLTVGLNIGLRNQNTNLPGISPDNSAYMNPFYQAVRMLPNLPMYAPNGLPVAYQAGAGWVNPIASVANSGYQKLKSNIFQGTANIDFKVPGVKGLLAKVQGAYDYNSDESKSWLTPYPTMGRQRDQVAGDFVAMTTLPGITKTSLRQSFAASYRSTWQASLNYNRTFGDHSIGVLGLYEYAKTHGNQFGAGASNFPISIIQEINYGSASQEDIIKSTGSSDAESARAGFVTRLNYAFRDRYLVELVSRWDASANFAKENRWKSFPAIGLGWVVSNESFFKEAVPFADFLKVKGSIGRTGNDRAQVGSFPYINTLSQNTTPVIVIDGKPVKALYTNAPQNPLLKWEESTTSNVGFESRFLNGKFGFDFEWFYRYTSGILGQVGNLYPASMGGYFPSLANIGEVDNRGFDAQLRYNDRFGEFKLGVTGNINWAKNRYLKLDEANGIPSWQSLIGKPIGTKIGFVKEGMVQTWEEARNTPSPSSGFMAPGFFKFKDLNGDGRITRTDDMTYIGRSNVPELTFGLNFDMAYKGFDFSALLQGAARVDVTLAGAYEGSSGTSGVEDNTPFTRPFYNYGNSPYFLVENSWREDNPNGEFPRMSAYKATGMSTNNANANSGWIRKGDYLRLKSVQLGYTFPKGLLNAAKIEYVRVFASGSNLFTWDYLKYLDPEMPNVNNGFYPQQRIFEFGLSVTF; this comes from the coding sequence CTTCCGGCTGAACTTCAGGTTAGTTATATCGGCTATTTGTCGCAGTCGCGGAAGATCACAGTTGCCGGTACACAAAGTTTTGTTTTGCAGTCCGATGAACGTCAGATTGACGAGGTCGTTGTTGTGGCTTATGGTACGCAAAAGAAGAACAACGTTGTTGGTTCTGTCGTACAGATCGGAGGTGATCAGCTCAAGAAAGCCCCGTCGATGAATTTGACCAATGCACTTGTCGGACGTGTTCCCGGATTGACAGCATTACAACAATCAGGACGCCCGGGGGCAGATAATGCGACCTTGTATCTGCGCGGAGTTGGAACTTACGGCGGTAATCGAAGTCCTTTGGTGATTGTCGATGATATCGAAAGACCGCTTTCTACCTTGGCTTATCTGGACCCAAGTGAGATAGAAACGATTTCCTTTTTAAAGGATGCAGTTTCCACGGCCGCTTATGGTGTACAGGCCGCCAATGGTATTATATTGGTTAAAACAAAAAATGGGCGAAAGGAACAGACCAAAGTAACCTATGACTTTGGATACAGCATTGGCCAAAATACCCGCTTTCCAAAATTCCTCAATGGACCGGATTATATGAACTGGTATAATAAAGGAACAGAACTGGACAATGATTTTCTCCGCAATACGAAGCAAACTGAATCACCTTACATCTACACGCAGGAACTCATCGATGCTGTGGCAAATGGAACTAATACCAATCCGTTATTTGGGAATACAGACTGGATTGGCCTATTGGCAGATAATAATAGCTATTCGCAACATCATGCTGCTACAATTTCTGGTGGAGCGAGCAAAACGCAGTATTTTGCTTCGGTCAGCCACATGAACCAGGACGGGGTGATCGACAATACCAATTTTAAACGCTACAATATCCGTACAAACCTTAAAAGTGAACTTAATGAATACCTGACGGTTGGTTTGAACATTGGTTTGCGTAATCAAAATACCAATTTACCCGGTATTTCACCCGATAACTCGGCCTATATGAATCCATTTTACCAAGCTGTTCGGATGCTGCCAAATTTGCCTATGTATGCCCCAAATGGACTCCCGGTAGCATATCAGGCCGGAGCAGGATGGGTCAACCCAATTGCTTCGGTTGCAAATTCAGGATACCAGAAGCTCAAAAGCAATATCTTTCAGGGAACAGCAAACATTGATTTTAAAGTTCCGGGAGTAAAAGGTTTGCTGGCAAAAGTTCAGGGCGCATACGACTATAATTCGGATGAATCCAAATCTTGGCTGACACCGTATCCGACGATGGGAAGACAGCGGGACCAGGTTGCAGGCGACTTTGTGGCCATGACCACTTTGCCTGGAATCACGAAGACTTCTCTTCGTCAGAGCTTTGCTGCAAGCTATCGCAGCACCTGGCAGGCCAGTTTAAATTACAACCGCACTTTTGGTGATCATAGCATCGGTGTATTAGGTTTATATGAATATGCAAAAACTCATGGTAATCAATTTGGTGCCGGCGCAAGTAATTTTCCAATCAGTATTATTCAGGAAATAAACTATGGTTCGGCTTCCCAGGAAGACATTATCAAGTCTACAGGTTCCAGTGATGCAGAATCTGCACGGGCGGGATTTGTGACACGGCTGAATTATGCTTTCCGCGATCGTTATTTGGTGGAGTTGGTGTCGCGTTGGGACGCCTCCGCTAACTTTGCCAAGGAAAACCGCTGGAAATCTTTTCCGGCCATTGGATTGGGCTGGGTTGTCTCAAATGAGTCCTTCTTTAAGGAAGCTGTCCCTTTTGCAGATTTCCTTAAAGTAAAAGGGTCTATTGGGCGTACGGGCAACGATCGTGCACAAGTGGGTAGTTTCCCTTACATTAATACCCTTTCGCAAAATACAACACCAGTCATTGTCATAGACGGCAAACCGGTCAAAGCCTTATATACCAATGCACCTCAAAACCCACTATTGAAATGGGAAGAATCCACCACATCCAATGTTGGATTTGAATCACGGTTTTTAAATGGAAAATTTGGTTTTGATTTCGAATGGTTCTACCGTTATACTTCCGGTATTCTGGGACAGGTAGGAAACCTTTATCCAGCGTCGATGGGTGGTTATTTTCCGAGTTTGGCCAATATCGGCGAAGTTGATAATCGCGGTTTTGATGCTCAATTGCGTTATAACGACCGTTTTGGTGAATTCAAACTGGGCGTAACCGGCAATATTAACTGGGCGAAAAACAGGTATCTGAAACTGGATGAAGCGAACGGTATCCCTTCTTGGCAGAGTCTCATTGGCAAACCTATCGGAACAAAAATTGGATTTGTCAAAGAGGGGATGGTACAGACCTGGGAGGAAGCACGCAATACACCTTCACCAAGTTCGGGATTTATGGCGCCCGGTTTTTTCAAATTTAAAGATTTGAATGGCGACGGCCGGATTACCCGAACAGATGATATGACCTATATCGGACGCTCCAATGTACCTGAATTAACATTCGGTTTGAATTTCGATATGGCTTATAAAGGCTTCGACTTTTCAGCATTGTTGCAAGGTGCTGCACGTGTTGATGTTACCCTAGCAGGAGCTTACGAAGGATCGTCAGGAACTTCAGGGGTAGAGGATAATACACCTTTTACGCGACCTTTTTATAATTATGGAAACTCCCCTTATTTCTTGGTTGAAAACTCATGGCGCGAAGACAATCCGAATGGCGAATTTCCACGTATGAGTGCCTATAAAGCAACAGGTATGTCGACGAACAATGCAAATGCCAATTCAGGATGGATCAGAAAAGGAGATTATCTGCGGCTTAAATCCGTGCAGTTGGGCTACACTTTCCCGAAAGGATTGCTGAATGCAGCGAAGATTGAATATGTACGCGTGTTTGCTTCGGGCTCAAACCTTTTCACATGGGATTACTTGAAATACCTCGATCCCGAAATGCCAAATGTCAATAATGGATTTTATCCGCAGCAACGGATTTTTGAATTTGGTTTAAGCGTTACTTTTTAA